In the Danaus plexippus chromosome 4, MEX_DaPlex, whole genome shotgun sequence genome, one interval contains:
- the LOC116768798 gene encoding TLC domain-containing protein 5-like, with the protein MGLQHELSTTSLLKLCSFIFWGWSYLCCAHNAPEKNPEWSSRVITLLHGSVATVAGLWQCGLTTITKHSLTSKITVAHYALMLWSWGYFAFDLVWCLIYWSNSYVILCHHLTALIGVNIYMTKDYTGCTFACTLALMEVTNPLLQTRWLLRNEGYGQTMPFYIIEMIYLLMFVSLRGPFCTYLIFKILKSDILDTDEKIVSVVLYLVSLELIYEILSYVMYKYKNKIDTFRGLANELGVVLNYMP; encoded by the exons ATGGGGCTCCAACATGAGCTATCGACGACTTCGTTGCTCAAACTCTGCTCATTTATCTTTTGGGGTTGGTCGTATCTATGCTGTGCTCATAACGCGCCAGAGAAAAATCCGGAATGGTCCTCCAGGGTGATTACCCTACTTCATGGCAGTGTAGCAACTGTGGCTGGACTGTGGCAATGTGGTTTGACAACTATTACGAAACATTCTCTCACGT CAAAAATAACGGTAGCTCATTACGCCCTAATGCTTTGGTCGTGGGGTTACTTCGCATTTGACTTGGTGTGGTGCCTTATATACTGGTCGAATAGCTACGTCATACTCTGCCATCATTTGACTGCTTTGATAGGGGTCAATATTTACATGACCAAGGACTATACGGGATGTACGTTCGCCTGCACGCTGGCGCTGATGGAGGTCACCAATCCACTTTTGCAAACGCGATG GCTTCTGCGTAATGAAGGTTATGGTCAAACGATGCCATTTTACATAATTGAGatgatatatttgttgatGTTTGTGTCTCTAAGAGGGCCGTTCTGCACATATCTCATATTCAAAATCCTTAAATCAGACATATTGGATACAGATGAGAAGATAGTATCAGTAGTACTATATCTGGTGTCCCTAGAATTGATCTATGAAATACTTAGCTACGTTATGtacaagtataaaaataaaata gaCA